In the genome of Dryobates pubescens isolate bDryPub1 chromosome 18, bDryPub1.pri, whole genome shotgun sequence, one region contains:
- the LOC104307897 gene encoding kelch-like protein 13 isoform X4 translates to MMWRDTLSLVEEEDPHMKVSLGGSDMGVSAHLQASKAGTTRFFTSNTHSSVVLQGFDQLRVEGLLCDVTLVPGDGDEVFPVHRAMMASASDYFKAMFTGGMKEQDLMCIKLHGVNKIGLKKIIDFIYTAKLSLNMDNLQDTLEAASFLQILPVLDFCKVFLISGVSLENCVEVGRIANTYNLTEVDKYVNNFILKNFPALLSTGEFVKLPFERLAFVLSSNSLKHCSELELFKAACRWLRAEEPRMECAAKLMKNIRFPLMTPQDLINYVQTVDFMRTDNTCVNLLLEASNYQMMPYMQPVMQSERTAIRSDSTHLVTLGGVLRQQLVVSKELRMYDEKAHEWRALAPMDAPRYQHGIAVIGNFLYVVGGQSNYDTKGKTAVDTVFRFDPRYNKWMQVASLNEKRTFFHLSALKGHLYAVGGRNAAGELATVECYNPRLNEWSYVAKMNEPHYGHAGTVYGGLMYISGGITHDTFQKELMCFDPDTDKWTQKAAMTTVRGLHCMCTVADKLYVIGGNHFRGTSDYDDVLSCEYYCPALDQWTPIAAMLRGQSDVGVAVFENKIYVVGGYSWNNRCMVEIVQKYDPEKDEWHKVFDLPESLGGIRACTLTVFPPEDNTGSPSRESPLSAP, encoded by the exons GGTTTCGACCAGCTGCGAGTGGAGGGTCTGCTCTGTGACGTGACCCTTGTGCCTGGAGATGGTGATGAAGTCTTTCCTGTTCACAGAGCAATGATGGCCTCTGCAAGTGACTACTTCAAGGCTATGTTCACAG GAGGAATGAAGGAGCAGGATTTAATGTGCATCAAGCTGCATGGTGTGAACAAAATAGGCCTCAAGAAGATCATTGATTTCATTTACACTGCAAAACTTTCCCTTAACATGGACAACCTTCAGGACACTCTGGAAGCTGCCAGTTTTTTGCAGATTTTACCTGTTTTAGACTTCTGTAAAGTGTTTCTTATCTCTGGG GTGTCGCTGGAGAACTGCGTGGAGGTGGGGCGGATCGCCAACACCTACAACCTGACGGAGGTGGACAAGTACGTGAACAACTTCATCCTGAAGAACTTCCCCGCCCTGCTGAGCACCGGCGAGTTCGTCAAGCTGCCCTTCGAGCGCCTGGCCTTCGTGCTCTCCAGCAACAGCCTGAAGCACTGCAGCGAGCTGGAGCTCTTCAAGGCGGCCTGCCGCTGGCTGCGGGCCGAGGAGCCCCGCATGGAGTGCGCCGCCAAGCTGATGAAGAACATCCGCTTCCCCCTCATGACCCCCCAGGACCTCATCAACTACGTGCAGACCGTGGACTTCATGAGGACCGACAACACCTGCGTcaacctgctgctggaggccagcAACTACCAGATGATGCCCTACATGCAGCCGGTGATGCAGTCGGAGAGGACGGCCATCCGCTCGGACAGCACCCACCTGGTGACCCTGGGCggggtgctgaggcagcagctggtggtcAGCAAGGAGCTGCGGATGTACGACGAGAAGGCTCACGAGTGGAGGGCCCTGGCCCCCATGGACGCCCCCCGCTACCAGCACGGCATCGCCGTCATCGGCAACTTCCTCTACGTGGTGGGGGGGCAGAGCAACTACGACACCAAGGGCAAGACGGCGGTGGACACGGTGTTCCGCTTCGACCCCCGCTACAACAAGTGGATGCAGGTGGCCTCCCTCAACGAGAAGAGGACCTTCTTCCACCTCAGCGCCCTCAAGGGACACTTGTACGCCGTGGGCGGGCGCAACGCCGCGGGGGAGCTGG CCACGGTGGAGTGTTACAACCCCAGGCTGAACGAGTGGAGCTACGTCGCCAAGATGAACGAACCCCACTACGGCCACGCCGGCACTGTCTATGGGGGACTGATGTACATCTCAG gGGGCATCACCCACGACACTTTCCAGAAGGAGCTGATGTGCTTCGACCCCGACACGGACAAATGGACTCAGAAAGCCGCCATGACGACGGTGCGCGGCCTGCACTGCATGTGCACCGTGGCGGACAAGCTCTACGTGATCGGAGGCAACCACTTCCGGGGCACCAGCGACTACGACGACGTCCTGAGCTGCGAGTATTACTGCCCGGCCCTCGACCAGTGGACTCCCATCGCCGCCATGCTGCGCGGGCAGAGCGACGTGGGGGTGGCCGTCTTCGAGAACAAGATCTACGTGGTGGGAGGCTACTCCTGGAACAACCGCTGCATGGTGGAGATCGTGCAGAAGTATGACCCGGAGAAGGACGAGTGGCACAAGGTCTTCGACCTGCCGGAGTCCCTGGGCGGCATCCGCGCCTGCACGCTCACCGTCTTCCCCCCGGAGGACAACACCGGCTCCCCGTCCCGGGAGTCTCCGCTCTCGGCCCCCTAG